The DNA region GGCAAAGGTCATCAAGATCGACGACAAAGGGCGTATCGACCTGTCGATCAAGGCTATGTCCGAGCCTCCCGCACGCCCCAGCAGACCTCCTTTCCGCAAGCCAGGCGGATCGGGAGGAGGTCCGTCCGGAGGTTTCTCCAGGGAGAATTCAGCTCCTAAGACTCCGGAAGAGGATTTCGAGAGAAAACTTTCAAGTTTTCTCAAGAAAAGCGAGGAGAAGATAGCGACATTGAACAGTGCCAAGTCGGGTGGAAGAGGCGGCCGAAAGAAGGGCGGACGTTAGATTTTATGACCGGAAGAGCCCCTTTGCCTTTCAGACGGGATATCGACATCGTGTCTCGTCAGATGGGGGGGAGGCATTTCGATCCGGCCTTTATCGTCGGCATAGCTCGTCGTTGCCGTTGGGGGGCCCCTCAGGTCTTGAGATGTTTTCCTCTTAGGAAGGGATTCCCGTTTCCTACCACCTTCTGGTTGTCCTGTCCGTGGCTGGCTCGATCTCTAGGAACTCTTGAATCCAAGGGGGGAGTTTCCTCGTTGGAGGATTTTCTTCTGTTACGGAAGGAAAGGTGGCGGGATTTTCAGCTTGAGCACAGGATTCTGCGTCTTCGTCTGCTTTCCTCGGGAGAAAAGCGTTTCCTGAGGTTGCACCGAAGACCTATCTGGGAGGTTATCAGATCTGGAGGAGTCGGAGGTATCCGCTATGTGCCGAACAGTCGTCCGACCGTGAAGTGCCTTCACCTTCAGGTCGCGTCTTGGTTGGCTTTAGGGCGTCACCCCGGAGAGGTTTGGCTAAGGGAGAACATTCCCGATGTATGCTGTCCCGACGGGAGATGTCTTTTAGACAGGACAGAGACTTGACAACCTTGGACTGAGACAGTAAGATACCCAAGCGTTCCCGGAATGCAGAAGAGCCGTTAGCTCAGTTGGCAGAGCACCGGACTTTTAATCCGGGTGTCGTGGGTTCGAATCCCACACGGCTCACCAAGCGGTCCCATCGTCCAGGGGTCTAGGACACCGCCCTTTCACGGCGGCGACGCGGGTTCAAATCCCGCTGGGACCGCCATTTTCTGGCCGGTGTAGCTCAGTTGGTAGAGCAGCGCACTCGTAATGCGCAGGTCTGCAGTTCGAATCTGCACACCGGCTCCAGTGATCTCAGGGTTCTCGGTCTAGACCGAGAGCCTTTTTTTTATCTCTCGAAAGGAGATTTCTAGGTGGACGAAAAAAAGCTTCTTCTTTTGCGTCACGGTCAGACGGATTGGAACATAGCCTTTAAATATCAGGGCTCCATGGACATCCCACTCAACGGAGCGGGAGAGCTTCAGGCGGAAAAGACCGCTGAGAGATTGAACGAATGGGTTCCCGGCGTGTGTCTCGTCAGCCCGCTTCGAAGGGCCTTCAGAACCGCCGAGATAGTCTCCGAGAGGTGGCAGGGCGGACCGAAACTCTCCGTTATGGATGATCTGAGAGAGATCTCCTTCGGTGCCTGGGAGGGGATGTCTGTCGGCGAGGTTATGGATGCCTATTCCGACGAGTACGATCGCTGGCGGAACGACCCCGGTTCCTGGACCCCTCCGGGAGGCGAGCCCTTCGGGAAAGTCCGAGAAAGGGCGAAACGGGTGGTTTCCAAGGTCCTCTCCTGCGATGCAGAGAGGGTGTTGGCCGTCACTCACGGTGGACTGATACGAGCCATCGTGGCCGACCTTTTTTCTCTGCCCGATTCCTCCGTTTGGCGTTTCCGTCTGGATAACTGCGCCATGGTGGGGATCTCCTTCTGGAGAGGGAGTCCATCTCTGATGTTTTTCAACGACAGCCTTCATCAACTTATGGAGACGGGTACAAAGCTTCCTTTATCCTTTTAGATAGTCCCCTTTTTTCCCCTTAGCTGGTAAAATAACCTTCGGGATTATGCAGAAAAGGGGGCATCGCTATGGAGGGAAACCGTCTAGCCGAAGAGGAAGAACGACGGCTTTGGTCGTCTCTAGAGGACGGAGATCCCTCCGCCAGGGAAGATCTCATATTGGCCTATCGTCCCTTGGTCTTTTGGATCGCCAAGAAGTTCAACGTGAGTGGGGACATCTACCCCGACCTGATTCAGGAGGGGATGATGGCTCTCATAAAGGGAATAGATAGCTTCGACCCATCTAGAGGTTTTCGTTTCACCACGTACGGTTACTACAGAATAAGAGGCCAAATGTTGAACTATCTCCAGAGGAAGGAAGCCAAGGCCCCCTTCCCCATGGAAAATTTCGACGAAGAGCTCCGAGATCCTATGTCGTCGGAGACTATAGACGCAGTACTGGATCTGAAGGACGGACTGAGTCATCTTCCGGAGAGAGAAGCCAGGATATTGTCCGATCTGATAATGGAGGGGCGCAACGCCAAGGACGTAGCAATGGAGGAGAATATAGACGTCAGTCACGTCTACAGACTCAGGAGAAAGGCCTTGGGTTGGCTGAAATCGTGGCTTTCTCCGAACGATGCCACTTCCAGAGGTTGATCGGGGATACTTTTACGCAGGATGATACCTTATTTTGCGGGAGGGTCCTCTTATGGACGGAAAGATAAAAAAGGTCCAACGATGGTTGGAACGTTGTCTGGTAGCCTGTAAGTCCCGTTCCTGGGAAAACGCATTGGCCGATATGGAATGCGCCTCTGCGGAAATGGAGAACGCCAGGAGAGAGCTTTGGTCCATCGTCGACGGAAGCAGAGTCAAGACGCGAACTCGCCGATTCTCCAGATCAATCGGGGCCTCGATCGCCGCGGCCGTGTTCGTTTTGGTGACGGCCTTTCCTGTTTCGATGCCCGAACCAGTCCGCAGGGCCGTGAGAGCCTCCCTCGCATGGGAGGATCAGAAAGCCCTCCTGGAGCTGGTCACTCGGGACGAAAGGGAGATGTTGCTTATGTTGAGAAAAAACCTCAGCAGTGCGAATATCCCCGAGCGAGATCCTGAGACCCCGGCGGTCCGAGAGAATCCGTCGGATCGGGTTTCCATGAGGGCCGTAAAGGTCGAAAAAACAGGGCGATTAGTCAAAGACGGATCCTCCGAAAGCGAGGTTCCGCTGGATAGGTTTATAGAGCTTATGGAAATTGGACAGAGGGCGCTGAGGACCGACGACGGTCCCGTCCTGTTGGAAGAGAGATGAACTAACATCCGGAAGGAGAGGGTCTTGTGAGGCGACCGTCGGTATCTTTGCTTTTAGCCATAGGACTGGTAGCTGTGTTTTTTTCCGTAGCCAGCGCTGCGCCAGTGGTCACCATGATAGACGTACAGGGAAACGAGGAGGTCGTCTCCCAGCATATTCTCGGGGTCGTCCAGACCAAGATAGGAGAGCCCTTGGATCAGGACGTTCTCAAGAAGGACATAGAGGCCATCTATGGCCTGGGATTTTTTTCCTACGTGGATGCCAAGATAGACCCCTACAACGGAGGTGCGGCTGTTACCTACGTTGTGACCGAAAACCCCGTGGTCGAGAAGGTCGAGTTCATAGGGAATACGGTCTACAGCGAAGAAGACCTCATGAAGCAGGTCTTCACTACCCCCGGAACCGTATTCAACCGGGTCTTTTTTCGCCACGACCTTCAGAGAATAAGGGACAAGTTTCAGGAAGACGGCTACGTCATGATGCGTATCGAGGACGTTCAGGTCGAGGGAGGTATCGTCAAGGTCTATGTACTGGAGCCTCGGATCGGAGAGATCGTCATACAGGGTAACAGAAAGACCAAGACCTATGTCGTACGTCGGGTCATAGACGTAAAAGAGGGTGATCTGTTCAACTCCATCAGACTTCGTCATTCCCTCAACAAGATAAGGGCGCTTGGCTATTTCGAGGACGTCAGCGTAGGTTTCGAGCCTTCCGAAGACGGCTCGGGAGATATGGACCTCATCCTTACCGTTAAGGAACAGAAGACCGGCAGGGTGTCCTTTTCCATCAGTCACGGTTCCAGCAGCGGCTGGGGGGGCGGGGTGTCCTACGGCGACTCCAACATGGCGGGAAGGGGAGTCAACCTGGACGTGGGGTTCGAGGCCGGAGATTACGAGGGATACTGGGCCAGCCTCTCCGACAACTACATGGACGAAAAGACCTACGCATGGAAGATCGGTGCTTACAGCAGAGAGTACGAGGACAGATCCTATTGGGATAACAGCATATCCACCAATGGAGAGCTCTTCGATTACGACGAGAAGCGCAAGGGTGGATACATCGGAGCGGGAAAGAAGTTCAAGGGTGACGATAAGCTAAGCTGGTTCGTCACGCTCGACTGGCACGACAGCGACGTAGAGTTCAAGAGCGGCTCCAGGGATCAGTTCGATCTCGCCACCGCCAACGGCGGGACCAGCGGTACAAATTTCTCCGTGGAGGGGAAGATTACAAGAAATAACCTGGATCCCTATCTCAGCTACAAAAAAGGCGATGTCGAGACCATCGCGATAGAGCACGCCATGGAGCTTCTTGGGGGAGATTGGACTTTCACGAAATACTGGTTTGAGGGCAAGGCCTTTCTTCCCATCAAGGACGTGGAGGATCTGGTCGACATAAACATCAAGAAGGATAACCCGGTGTACATAGCTGCCAGGATAAAGGCCGGTTCGTCAAGTGGCACCATCCCCTGGATGGAACGCTACGAAATAGGAGGTTCCACCACCCTGAGGGGGTACGAGTCGGGACAGTTCAAGGGAGAGGAGATGCTTCTCGGTAACTTCGAGCTCCACGTTCCCATAGAGGAGGCCTTCTCCTTCGTCCTGTTCTACGATATAGGGAACACCGAGATGAGCTTCTCCGACATGATAGACGACTACGGTTTTGGGGTGAGGGTTAGGACTCCTTTGGGCAATCTGCGTCTGGACTACGCTAACGGCGATGACGACTCGCAGTTCCACTTCGGGTTCGGCGAAATTTTCTGATCGAGGTCGAGAGAAGGGCCTTAGGGGGGCTGTGGCGGCCGTCACTGTCGCCCTGGCCCTCCTTTTTTCGTCCTCGGTCTTGCCGGCGTTGGGAGCCGAGATAAGGGTTTCCGGTGCGCCATTATGGATCTCCGCCGCGGCGGAGAGAGCGGTGGATGCCGTATGGTCCGAGCTTTCTAGGAGCGGGCTGTCCCGCTTGCGGGCGGTGGAGACTCTCGGTCTTGTCTCCAGCCGACTTTTCAACGGTTACGACATCGACGTCGTTAAAAACGGACGGGAAAATCCGTCCATAGTCCTATCGGCAGAAAAGATTCTTCCCTGGGAGATCGAGTTCATCTCGCCGGATCTCAAGGAACCCTTCTCTCGCTGGATGGACGACGATCTCAAATCGGTCGAATCGGAGATGTTGGGGAAACTCTCCGGTGTCCCCTATCAGGCCCTGACCTGGGGAGACGACGCCTTCAGATCGGAGCTACGAGCGGTTATGGAGGATAAAATGCCCGGCTGGAGAGGGGGGGCAATCGTTCGGTTTAAGGAGGAGGGAGTACTCCTCGAGTTGACCGTCACGCCCGAATCTCCCTACGTCTTGGCTACCGATCCGACCATATATTCCGGAACCTTGCCCAACATACTTATGGACAGGCTGAAGGAGTCTTTGTTGAAGGATCTTTCTCCGGTTATGGGGCTTCCCGTATCGTGGATCGAATCCCATGGCGAAGCCTTGGATCGATGGGCTAGCGCCATGGTAGAGAGGAGAAACACCGTCTCTAACTCCAGGTCCGATGTGAGTATATCGGTGGTTCCCAGTCAGATAACCAAGGTTGATGCCCTGGTGGAGAGTCGACGTTACGTTCTCAGGGCCTGGTTAGCCGCTCAGGCCGGTGCCAACGGCAGGTCCCCCGAATTGGGGTTTCATATAGGTCGTTTCGTCAAGCTGGTTCCCCGGTGGGAGTCGGAACTTTACGGCGAATTCCTGGTCGACCTGGAAAACTGGAGTCTAGAGAGCCGTGTCGGCCTCAGATGGGGGCTGGTAGATCCGGTCTGGATAGGAGTCGAGTACGTCGATCCCGACGACGAACTTTGGTACAGGCTGTGGGTTAGGGGACACAAAAAAGGACCTTATTTCTGGTGCCGTTATAGCGAGGACTACGAAAACCAGATGGCCCTGGGATACAGGATAAACCAGGTCGTCTCGGTGGAAGTCAATTACGACGATCGTTACGACGACCGGTGGAGTCTTCGTGCCATAGGCGATCTGTGAGATCGATCGTCGAGAGGAGAGAGAGCTTTATATGTCGTACAGTCTGAGTCAGCTTTCCGAGATACTGGAGGGCCGATGTATAGGAAAGGGAGACTTCCTGATTCAGAGGGTCTCCACCCCGGAGGAAGCATCGGAGGGCAGCATAGTGGTGGTCCTCGACGGCAGAATATTGAAGGATATTCCCCGCGAGGTGTCGATAGTCGGTAAAGAAGAGGCGTTTTCCGACGGCAGAAGAGGCATCTCCGTTCGGGAGCCCAGATTGGCGATGGCCGTCATTCTCGGGCTCTTTCAGAAAAAAGCGACCGTTTCGGAGGGGGTAGACCCTTCGGCTGTGGTCCATCGATCAGCCTACGTGGACGAAAACGCCTCCATCGGGCCCCTCTGCGTTCTGTCCGAAGGGGCCTCGGTGTCGGCCGGGGCGGTCCTCAGGGCAAACGTCTTCGTAGGAGAGGGAGTCTCTATCGGTGAGGACTCGGTGATAGAACCGGGAGTGGTTATATATCAGGGATGTTCCGTAGGCGACAGGGTTCTTATACACGGCAACGTCGTTATAGGAGCGGACGGTTTCGGTCATATACCGGCCTCCGAGGGACGCCGGGTCGTCAAGATTCCCCAGATAGGTGGAGTTCGGATCTGCGACGACGTCGAGATAGGGGCCAATACGTCCATTGACAGGGGAACCATAGGTGACACCGTCATAGGCGAGGGAACCAAGATAGATAACCACATACAGATAGGTCACAACGTCTCCATCGGTAAAGACTGTCTATTGGCCGCTCAGGCGGGAATTGCAGGTAGCGCCGTCCTGGAGGACAGGGTTGTGATGGCAGCTAGATCGGGAGTTCAGGATCACATCAGGGTGGGGTCGGACTCGGTTGTCGCCGCCTCGGGAGGGGTCACCAAAGACCTTCCCTCCGGCTCGCTCGTATCCGGGTTTCCCGCCAGGAACCACCGTGCCAAGCTTCGACAGGATGCCTACACCTCTAGAATAGGGGATCTCTTCGATAGAGTGAAGCGTCTGGAGCGGCTTATATCGGAGGACAGTTGACGTGTCCCCCAGGTATCTTCTCGATAGAGAGGTCCTTTTCCGAGGGATAGGGCTTCATTCCGGCCTGGACTGTGGCGTACGGGTCTTCCCCTCTGGCAGGAGAGGAATAACTCTCTATCGGGACGGATCTTTTTTCCCACTCGATCGTCTCGAATGGGACGGCGACGGAAGAGGGACCGTTCTCATTCTGCCTGACGGCTATAAAGTTAGGACGGTGGAGCATCTGTTCGGAGCTATAGCAGGATTGGGTTTGGACGAGGTTGCCGTGGATGTCGCCGGAGGAGAGATCCCTGCCATGGACGGCTGTGCTTCGTCCTTTGCGGAAGCCCTGTTGAAGGCCGGGGTGACTGAAAACGGATTTATCGATCCCTTGAGGTTGGACGAACCGGTAGCGGTAGACGACCGATCCCTGGGAAGGTCGGTGGTGGCACTGCCCTACGACGGATTGAGGGTGACCTACGTTATCGACTATCCCGGCACTGCCATAGGAACTCAATGCCTCTCTATGGACCTGAGCCGTGATAATTTTATCGACCGGATAGCCTCGTGTCGTACTTTCGCCATGATGGAGGACGTCGAGACCCTTAGAAAAAGCGGGCTTTCTCTGGGAGGCTCATTAGAAAACGCCATGGTGGTGGACGGACGGAAAGTTCTGGCCAAGGGCGGACTTCGATTCGAGGACGAGTTCGTTCGCCATAAGATACTTGACCTATTGGGAGATCTAGTGTTGCTCGGTCGCCCCCTGGCCGCCCACGTCATAGCCATTAAAGCCGGTCATTCCATGCATCAGAGACTGGTAAAAGAGATAGCTAAAAGAATAATATCGGAGGATTGATCGTTATGTTCGACATCAACAAGATAATGGAGTTCCTTCCCCATCGTTACCCCTTCCTTTTGGTCGACCGCATATTGGAGTCAGATCTCGAGCGGGTGGTAGGCCTCAAGAACGTGACAATAAACGAGCCCTTCTTCATGGGCCATTTCCCCGGGGAGCCGGTCATGCCCGGAGTTCTCATAATCGAGGCAATGGGACAGACCGGAGCGGTGGTTCTGCTTTCGAAGCCCGAGTTCGAGGGCAAGGTTATATACCTCACGTCGGTGGTCAAGGCCCGTTTCCGTCGTCCCGTAAGGCCCGGAGATCAGATGATAACCACCGCTACCCTGACACGTCTTAGAGGCAAGGTAGGCAAGGTGTCCACCGTGGCAAAGGTCGGAGACGACGTGGTCGCGGAGGCCGAGCTCGGATTCGTAGTGGACGACAGGCTGGAGTGATCCCATCGTGTCGGTCCATATACACGCTACAGCCATAGTCTCTCCGGAGGCCGAGATAGGGGAGAACGTAGTAATCGGCCCCTATTCCGTGATAGACGGGAAAGTCTCCATCGGTTCCGGAACGGTTCTGGGCGCTTTCGTCCGAGTCATGAACTTCGTGTCCATAGGGGCCGACTGCCGTATATGGGAGAACGCCGTCTTGGGTGGAGAACCTCAGGACCACGACTTCAAGGGAGAGGAATCCTGGGTGAGGATAGGAGACGGAGTCGTCCTTAGAGAGGCAGTTACGGTCAACAGGGCTTCCGGAGAGGGCAACGAGACCGTAGTAGGAGACAGGACAATGCTGATGGAGGGGGTCCACGTGGCACACAACGTCCGAGTTGGCAAGGATGTCACGGTAGCCAATAAATCGGGACTTTCCGGCTACTCCTCTCTTGGAGATGGAACCGTTATGAGCGGGCTCTCCGGGCTGCATCAGTTCGTGTCGGTAGGCAAATACTGCATGGTGGGGGGAGCGTCCAAAGTAGTTAAGGACGTACCTCACTACGCCATGGTGGACGGCCATCCGGCCAAGGTTTACGGCCTGAACGTAGTCGGTCTTAGACGGGCCGGCTTCACCTCTGAACAGAGGTTAGACATAAAAAGAGCCTACAGAACCCTCTACAGATCCGGGCTGACCACCAAGGAGGCCACCGCACTCTTGAGGGAACAGATGGGAGACGATCCTCTCATAGGCGATATGCTCGACTTTATCGATGCCGGTAAAAGAGGGCTATGCTCCTGGGCCCGGCGATGAAGAGGATCGAGCTTCTAGCCATGGACGTAGACGGTACCTTGACCGACGGAGGCATCTATATATCCGCCGGTGGGGAGGAGACCAAGAGATACGACGTCAAGGACGGCATGGCCATAGTCAACTTTATGAAAAGAGGCGGAACGGTGGCTCTTATCAGCGGCCGGTATTCCAAGGTCACCGAACTGAGAGCCTCTGAGCTCGGCGTTAACTACGTTTACAACGGTTCGTCCGATAAGATCGGCGACCTCAAGGCACTGGCCGAATCCATGGGCATTACAGAAGACCAAGTGGCCTACGTAGGCGACGACGTCAACGATATCGACTGTCTCGTCTGGTCCGGTATGGGAATCGTCGTAGCCG from Dethiosulfovibrio faecalis includes:
- a CDS encoding S1 RNA-binding domain-containing protein, with the translated sequence MEEKKNVKENSSVSPGDVVTGVVEQVMPYGAFVRLSTGQRAMVHISQLSHNFIKNVSDVVSAEQEITAKVIKIDDKGRIDLSIKAMSEPPARPSRPPFRKPGGSGGGPSGGFSRENSAPKTPEEDFERKLSSFLKKSEEKIATLNSAKSGGRGGRKKGGR
- a CDS encoding DUF501 domain-containing protein produces the protein MTGRAPLPFRRDIDIVSRQMGGRHFDPAFIVGIARRCRWGAPQVLRCFPLRKGFPFPTTFWLSCPWLARSLGTLESKGGVSSLEDFLLLRKERWRDFQLEHRILRLRLLSSGEKRFLRLHRRPIWEVIRSGGVGGIRYVPNSRPTVKCLHLQVASWLALGRHPGEVWLRENIPDVCCPDGRCLLDRTET
- a CDS encoding histidine phosphatase family protein; the encoded protein is MDEKKLLLLRHGQTDWNIAFKYQGSMDIPLNGAGELQAEKTAERLNEWVPGVCLVSPLRRAFRTAEIVSERWQGGPKLSVMDDLREISFGAWEGMSVGEVMDAYSDEYDRWRNDPGSWTPPGGEPFGKVRERAKRVVSKVLSCDAERVLAVTHGGLIRAIVADLFSLPDSSVWRFRLDNCAMVGISFWRGSPSLMFFNDSLHQLMETGTKLPLSF
- a CDS encoding sigma-70 family RNA polymerase sigma factor yields the protein MEGNRLAEEEERRLWSSLEDGDPSAREDLILAYRPLVFWIAKKFNVSGDIYPDLIQEGMMALIKGIDSFDPSRGFRFTTYGYYRIRGQMLNYLQRKEAKAPFPMENFDEELRDPMSSETIDAVLDLKDGLSHLPEREARILSDLIMEGRNAKDVAMEENIDVSHVYRLRRKALGWLKSWLSPNDATSRG
- a CDS encoding BamA/OMP85 family outer membrane protein, yielding MRRPSVSLLLAIGLVAVFFSVASAAPVVTMIDVQGNEEVVSQHILGVVQTKIGEPLDQDVLKKDIEAIYGLGFFSYVDAKIDPYNGGAAVTYVVTENPVVEKVEFIGNTVYSEEDLMKQVFTTPGTVFNRVFFRHDLQRIRDKFQEDGYVMMRIEDVQVEGGIVKVYVLEPRIGEIVIQGNRKTKTYVVRRVIDVKEGDLFNSIRLRHSLNKIRALGYFEDVSVGFEPSEDGSGDMDLILTVKEQKTGRVSFSISHGSSSGWGGGVSYGDSNMAGRGVNLDVGFEAGDYEGYWASLSDNYMDEKTYAWKIGAYSREYEDRSYWDNSISTNGELFDYDEKRKGGYIGAGKKFKGDDKLSWFVTLDWHDSDVEFKSGSRDQFDLATANGGTSGTNFSVEGKITRNNLDPYLSYKKGDVETIAIEHAMELLGGDWTFTKYWFEGKAFLPIKDVEDLVDINIKKDNPVYIAARIKAGSSSGTIPWMERYEIGGSTTLRGYESGQFKGEEMLLGNFELHVPIEEAFSFVLFYDIGNTEMSFSDMIDDYGFGVRVRTPLGNLRLDYANGDDDSQFHFGFGEIF
- the lpxD gene encoding UDP-3-O-(3-hydroxymyristoyl)glucosamine N-acyltransferase: MSYSLSQLSEILEGRCIGKGDFLIQRVSTPEEASEGSIVVVLDGRILKDIPREVSIVGKEEAFSDGRRGISVREPRLAMAVILGLFQKKATVSEGVDPSAVVHRSAYVDENASIGPLCVLSEGASVSAGAVLRANVFVGEGVSIGEDSVIEPGVVIYQGCSVGDRVLIHGNVVIGADGFGHIPASEGRRVVKIPQIGGVRICDDVEIGANTSIDRGTIGDTVIGEGTKIDNHIQIGHNVSIGKDCLLAAQAGIAGSAVLEDRVVMAARSGVQDHIRVGSDSVVAASGGVTKDLPSGSLVSGFPARNHRAKLRQDAYTSRIGDLFDRVKRLERLISEDS
- the lpxC gene encoding UDP-3-O-acyl-N-acetylglucosamine deacetylase, with product MSPRYLLDREVLFRGIGLHSGLDCGVRVFPSGRRGITLYRDGSFFPLDRLEWDGDGRGTVLILPDGYKVRTVEHLFGAIAGLGLDEVAVDVAGGEIPAMDGCASSFAEALLKAGVTENGFIDPLRLDEPVAVDDRSLGRSVVALPYDGLRVTYVIDYPGTAIGTQCLSMDLSRDNFIDRIASCRTFAMMEDVETLRKSGLSLGGSLENAMVVDGRKVLAKGGLRFEDEFVRHKILDLLGDLVLLGRPLAAHVIAIKAGHSMHQRLVKEIAKRIISED
- the fabZ gene encoding 3-hydroxyacyl-ACP dehydratase FabZ → MFDINKIMEFLPHRYPFLLVDRILESDLERVVGLKNVTINEPFFMGHFPGEPVMPGVLIIEAMGQTGAVVLLSKPEFEGKVIYLTSVVKARFRRPVRPGDQMITTATLTRLRGKVGKVSTVAKVGDDVVAEAELGFVVDDRLE
- the lpxA gene encoding acyl-ACP--UDP-N-acetylglucosamine O-acyltransferase, with the protein product MSVHIHATAIVSPEAEIGENVVIGPYSVIDGKVSIGSGTVLGAFVRVMNFVSIGADCRIWENAVLGGEPQDHDFKGEESWVRIGDGVVLREAVTVNRASGEGNETVVGDRTMLMEGVHVAHNVRVGKDVTVANKSGLSGYSSLGDGTVMSGLSGLHQFVSVGKYCMVGGASKVVKDVPHYAMVDGHPAKVYGLNVVGLRRAGFTSEQRLDIKRAYRTLYRSGLTTKEATALLREQMGDDPLIGDMLDFIDAGKRGLCSWARR
- a CDS encoding KdsC family phosphatase — protein: MKRIELLAMDVDGTLTDGGIYISAGGEETKRYDVKDGMAIVNFMKRGGTVALISGRYSKVTELRASELGVNYVYNGSSDKIGDLKALAESMGITEDQVAYVGDDVNDIDCLVWSGMGIVVADGTARTKAVADWITSAPGGRGAIREVVDRLVAEGLR